In Suttonella indologenes, one genomic interval encodes:
- the cas2 gene encoding CRISPR-associated endonuclease Cas2 produces MMMLITYDISLDDADGQKRLRQIAKHCLDYGVRVQYSVFECDIAPDQWVVLKNKLLAIYNPDVDSLRFYHLGSKWHNKVEHHGAKPAVDVFQDVLIL; encoded by the coding sequence ATGATGATGTTGATTACATACGATATTTCGCTTGACGATGCTGACGGACAAAAACGCTTACGCCAAATTGCTAAACATTGTCTGGATTATGGCGTGCGTGTGCAATATTCTGTGTTTGAATGTGACATCGCGCCAGACCAGTGGGTTGTGCTGAAAAACAAATTATTGGCAATCTACAATCCCGACGTAGACAGCCTGCGCTTCTACCATTTGGGCAGCAAATGGCACAACAAAGTTGAACATCACGGCGCAAAACCTGCGGTGGATGTCTTTCAAGATGTGTTAATTTTGTGA